Genomic window (Theileria annulata chromosome 4, complete sequence, *** SEQUENCING IN PROGRESS ***):
TTTATCCTCACCAACGCCTTTATAAACATCTTTCTTTTCTGAGAATTTACGATCCTGTGTTAGTTTAGGCTCAATGGGAGAATCTAAATACTTAATATTTCTGGTCCTCTCAGACTTAACTTCAGAACCGTTCAGTTCCCTTGGTTGGGCTCTACTTGATTTGCTACTCAAAACACTAATATCCTCATATTGTCCATCAGCTCTGCCTGATAGCTTATCGGACCTAGGACTTCCCCGGTTTTTATGCGATAATTTCATCAAACTAACTCTTTCCGAGTCTCCAATCGGGTCAATCATCGGATCTATTATGGTCCATGAGTTTTCGATAATTTGTAACTCCGTTAATTCATTCAGTTCTGAAAGTTCATCGTCACCCAAAATCATATCAAATGATTGACTTGATTCAATGTTTTTAGAATCATATTCACTGCATATTGTAGACATTTCTCTTAGAGTTCTCGATTTAAACGGTTCAGGCTcttttttagttttatcaGTTTCCGGTTCTAAGTATTTAACTTTCATAACTTCATTCTCCCCGTCTTTATCAGATTTTATGGTGGCAGATAAATCTCTTTCAGGAGTTAAAGTTAATAGCTCGAATTCTTCCCCAATAATCTCAGGATGTGCAGACTTGTCATCCTTGAGTTGCTCAACCATTTGGGTAGATTTATCAGACTTACCCGTTGATGTTCTAGCCAACGAAGTCTTGGAATCTTTGTATTCCTCAAGATCATTTGTAGATGTAGAAACATCCATTTTGGATAATGATGTTGTTGgtttatcaaaatttgaAAGCAATTCACTAGTTAAAGCTGATTTATTAAGCTTTGGTTTTACAACTTTTGTTGAAAAGGTTAGCCATTCATCACTACGAGACCTCTGTTTAAGTTTAGTTTTTGAGATTGAGGTTTCGTTCTTCTTTTCAGGTAGAGGGTCCAAATAGGTGTCGTAAGGTAAGAATTCTGAACTAGAACTTTGTGGAGGTTGcttgttaatattttgttcaAACGACTTTTTAGGGGGAAATCTATTAAATTCAGGATGCTTTGTAACTAATTTAGTGGAGGTCCTATGAGTTTCTTTACTTGTTTTACGGTCTGATTTCAAGGGTATAATTGGTTTAAGCTCGAAAAACTCTGAAacatattatattcataaatAAGGTTACCTCTAGGTAGTGGAACATGAACCATGGGTATTCGGACACCCTTTTCTTCAAAATTCCCGGAccttttaataatatcgATCAGTGTTTCAATCTCTTCGGACTGTTGTCTGAAGTTCAACTTTTGTAGTGGATCCTTATTTTTGAGTTGCTTTTGAGCCCGCTTTAACCTCAGATCATAGATAGACTTTTTCATCAaagaattatatttatctcTGTCAAATCTTTGGTTTCCAAAATTTTGCTCCGATTTATAGTTTTTTGGCTTGATCATATTAGACTGTCTTACCACTTCCATGATCATGTTCATTTTATCTTTTTTCGGCATAGATATGACCTGTAAGGTCGGATTCCGGTGAATACAATCCGGCATTTCCTTTATATGATTTAATTGatcattatttacaaaaatttaCCAAATGTGTATGTATTTTACAGTTAAACTCTGGTCCTCTAATCTAAGCAACCATAcctatttttattttcaagatttttgttatttttatattttcgTATTTTCTCTTACTTTTCGAGTTTGGTTTTCTGGATTTTGCGTCTCTACTTCCGTGCAAGTCCCAGTGCAGTTAGGCACTCCATGCTTTGTCCTACTTGGTTTCCTCCAACACATCTTCTTTTTTACGAACAgatattttgttttttcttcatttattttttccgCTATCAAAAATATTGGAATCTACTCTTTTTCTCTTTTTTCTCTAGTTTTTTTCTCCCAGGTTCCTCCATCTGCTGGCAGTAATGTACTATTTTCCTGAAGAAACTCATTTTAGCTAATCTAACtaatgtatatttatagAGATTTCtaggaaaaaattaaaatgcTGTTTTCGTTGAAATGTTTATTAGGCTCAGCCTAATTAAACTAGGCTTCAGTTAAAATTAGCTTTGGGTAAATTGCCATTGCCATTAATTCCTGTAGAAGTAGTTTGCAGGCGTAGGGAATTGTGACTTGGGAGATTTGGGTCTTGTTGTCGCAGGCTGTGCACTGGAAGGAGCTGTTGTTTAGGTTGGCTACCGATAATAGTCCGCAGAAATTGCATACGTGTACTCTATATGCATCTGACTGGTCAAACAGTCTTTCCTTGAGCATCTTCGCCGCTCCATGTGATATCATACAGTCACGTTCCATTTCTCCGAATCTGAGCCCACCTTCTCTTGAGCGTCCTTCAGTTGGTTGTCTCGTCAACATTGTTACTGGGCCTCTGGCCCTGGCGTGTATTTTATCCTCTACCATATGTTTCAGCCTTTGGTAGTATGTTGGGCCAACGAATATCTTACTGGCCATCAAATTACctatttattcattaatttagttaatatatttatgtattgAACCTGTGAATCCGTTATGGAATGCTTCATTTCCGTATCTTGAGTATCTACACTTGAACAAACGGTTAGAAATCTGTTCTAGTGTCATTTTACTGAATGGTGTTGCGTCGCCTTCCATACCAACTAGAGATCCAACTTTAcctataaaattaatgaatttctgcaaaaatatttaagtGGTTAGCTGTTGAATGAAAATTTACCTAGTAAACACTCAATCAGGTGACCTATTGTCATTCTTGACGGCACTGCGTGTGGGTTCATAATAATGTCTGGTACTATTCCGTCACACGTGAATGGGAGGTCTTCCATTCTAAATGTCATTCCTATTGTTCCTTTCTGGCCATGTCTGCTTGCGAACTTATCTCCTATTTGTGGTACTCTGATACTTCTCACCTTGACCtttgtaaatttacatCCCTTGTTGTTTACTGTTAGGAGCACGTTATCCACCACTCCGTTTTCGTTGGGTCTCAGACAACAGCTGCAGTCCATTCTCAAGTTCATTTCAGGCGTGTATTGTGGGTTATTTGGGTCTGATTCCACTGGTGACGACCTTCCTATTATGATATCATCTCCCAATACTCTGCTTCCTGGCTCTATAAGTCCATCGTTATCTAGTTTCGAGTAATCTCCtcttttcaaatttaagaatttccctaattttcattttattttaattgtaaatataattattaatttaatgatttaCCTGTTGATGTTGGTTTGGTGAATGACTCG
Coding sequences:
- a CDS encoding uncharacterized protein (Tap349h10.p1c.C.cand.102 - score = 48.28) — encoded protein: MPDCIHRNPTLQVISMPKKDKMNMIMEVVRQSNMIKPKNYKSEQNFGNQRFDRDKYNSLMKKSIYDLRLKRAQKQLKNKDPLQKLNFRQQSEEIETLIDIIKRSGNFEEKGVRIPMVHVPLPREFFELKPIIPLKSDRKTSKETHRTSTKLVTKHPEFNRFPPKKSFEQNINKQPPQSSSSEFLPYDTYLDPLPEKKNETSISKTKLKQRSRSDEWLTFSTKVVKPKLNKSALTSELLSNFDKPTTSLSKMDVSTSTNDLEEYKDSKTSLARTSTGKSDKSTQMVEQLKDDKSAHPEIIGEEFELLTLTPERDLSATIKSDKDGENEVMKVKYLEPETDKTKKEPEPFKSRTLREMSTICSEYDSKNIESSQSFDMILGDDELSELNELTELQIIENSWTIIDPMIDPIGDSERVSLMKLSHKNRGSPRSDKLSGRADGQYEDISVLSSKSSRAQPRELNGSEVKSERTRNIKYLDSPIEPKLTQDRKFSEKKDVYKGVGEDKEPVGSDPGHTFQNDEFGRLRTVSKEDELYNSKSEDPLEANKEGKTKKDKSEMGERKRSKSKSRKKSRKILPDVKLSEYKGFYVVHTTNDWTFS